A section of the Scleropages formosus chromosome 16, fSclFor1.1, whole genome shotgun sequence genome encodes:
- the apbb2b gene encoding amyloid-beta A4 precursor protein-binding family B member 2 isoform X7, translated as MAERKSAKALAGGSSQERVHAGLELPLQAEFPTPKTELVQKFHVLYLGMLPVARPIGMDILNGAIDGLMTSSTKDNWMPVMLSVADATVTVIKEKEEEEEVLVECRVRFLSFMGVGRDVHNFAFIMDSGNQHFECHVFWCEPNAGSVSEAVQAACMLRYQKCLVARPPSQKACSSSPPSDSVSRRVSTSVKRGVLSLIDTLKQKRPVPELPQ; from the exons ATGGCAGAACGCAAGAGTGCCAAGGCCCTGGCGGGGGGCTCATCGCAGGAGAGGGTGCACGCAGGACTGGAGCTCCCCTTGCAAG CAGAGTTCCCCACCCCAAAGACAGAGCTGGTACAGAAGTTTCACGTGCTCTACCTGGGCATGCTTCCTGTGGCCAGGCCAATTG GAATGGACATTCTCAATGGAGCCATTGATGGGCTCATGACCTCCTCCACAAAGGACAACTGGATGCCCGTCATGCTGAGTGTGGCTGATGCCACTGTCACTGTCATCAAAGAGAAG gaagaggaagaggaagtgcTGGTGGAGTGCCGAGTGCGCTTCTTGTCCTTCATGGGCGTCGGCCGTGACGTGCACAATTTCGCTTTCATTATGGATTCGGGGAACCAGCACTTTGAGTGCCACGTGTTCTGGTGTGAGCCCAATGCGGGCAGCGTGTCAGAGGCCGTGCAGGCTGCGTGCATG CTGCGTTACCAGAAGTGTTTGGTAGCCCGGCCCCCCTCCCAGAAGGCATGCTCGTCCTCCCCACCCTCGGACTCTGTGAGCCGGAGAGTGTCCACGAGTGTCAAGCGAGGCGTGCTGTCTCTCATTGACACTCTGAAACAGAAGCGGCCGGTACCCGAACTGCCCCAATAA